In one Gossypium hirsutum isolate 1008001.06 chromosome D09, Gossypium_hirsutum_v2.1, whole genome shotgun sequence genomic region, the following are encoded:
- the LOC107952546 gene encoding uncharacterized protein yields the protein MKMSLKRLPILHRLVSKSKYNLPRISILLTKMKKPMVHKLIFLKKSGKLKRFKLLKHYNHGFLGEYQSDSPSSTNLIHYYNKKHEVGNTDIYSMLFWCKCFGCLKTQARGEEDCRLALEADHLSVVVPPTALTGEIDIEDDDSVDERAERFIQNFYAQMRLQRQESL from the coding sequence ATGAAAATGTCCCTCAAGAGATTGCCCATTCTCCACAGGTTGGTATCCAAGTCCAAGTACAATCTTCCTAGAATCTCCATCTTACTTACCAAAATGAAAAAACCCATGGTTCATAAGCTTATTTTTCTCAAGAAATCAGGAAAGCTCAAGAGGTTTAAGCTTCTGAAGCATTACAACCATGGCTTCCTAGGAGAGTATCAGTCTGATTCCCCTTCAAGCACTAATCTTATTCATTACTATAACAAAAAACATGAGGTCGGAAACACAGATATTTACTCCATGCTGTTTTGGTGCAAGTGTTTTGGTTGCCTGAAAACTCAGGCAAGAGGAGAAGAAGATTGCAGGTTAGCATTGGAAGCTGATCATCTGTCAGTAGTAGTACCTCCCACGGCATTGACAGGGGAAATTGATATTGAAGATGATGACTCAGTTGATGAGAGGGCTGAGAGGTTCATTCAAAATTTCTATGCACAAATGAGGCTGCAGAGGCAGGAATCATTGTAA